One Vibrio gallaecicus genomic region harbors:
- a CDS encoding response regulator — translation MSSMIRSFLIVLFTSLFLSQPSWGDSHTLGSAHSPRAIHNEDQNSTSTSLKQVLFSKAEQDWISKNSVIKFAADPDFAPVEFFDEQGNYIGIVADVLSYVSAQTGLSFEVKQTQSWKQSVELLNTGKVDILPLISSHGRTDQPLLFTESYLDYPSVILVRNDTQGVTSLDDLKGRKVVVVSEWSAEHDIKENYPEIEMLVAGSSREAIDKLLFGHADAMIHYFPVASYELVQRGIGSVRIAGRTNEIDGAMAIHNSLPLLHSILQKTLSEIPPHVKQAILSKWLKNSTMGSGGKKLDLTEQESKWLSDNPIIKVGHDQDWKPFSFTYNGQSKGFSVEYARLLSDLIGAEFEFYSGPWSKVYEQATNNEFDLILDLIKTPEREKNSFLYTPPYARNPNAIVTKKSAIYTDLNSLKGKTVSFVEGSFLAEVLDDYDVTLSPRPDSLQAFKALQFGEVDAVLSRVVIARQVINENALYDLEIKSELDTGNSELDNMNIGVPKQKPLLHSILVKAMQHIDMNDVDELRQNILALDIAGSVRLNRDEIASVMKKPTLTVSAINDSDQFVSSELRFDVHQAVLEAIGQKVGVAFEYHNDGMLNGGFESFSNDNLDIIIGNSDFFDSAKDYSIKKPILTSYYAVAMRHTSNPITSLSDLSSERIIGVVGSNRYIAELNNLYPDVFFGKVMDEQSGLEEVRNGGLDGLIADGLNLEHFIYKNEWVDLDIALVTSKKIQYLMAFNNHVDKGVISALNKAQKRLSEDEYTAIYAENNTLAVTPNEGQVKQKELLSTSQINTSLILKIAVGIVVVIAALFLFPLLLNRYLSNNTISNLYTNKLMLVASAFIVAVLSIVSVAAYVVIEKVEQQTRHNIQISLSGITEALNTSIDIWIDGRVSYINSIANDPALHPMVDELLLVEPIKEEIKFSTVLIDLRVYFASQQALHGDRGFFIISKDRINIASMRDSNLGEVNVIQQQRPELLDRVFLGETVLITPIASDLSDGGEDVDATMFIAAPIFDGVGEVIAAMTIRYDPAFEFSQIFSSGSVGLSGESYAFDKQGMFLSRSRFEETLKDANLLGKESNAILNMQLLKPKVAVSGAIPEDKFLTDDERFTKAYVGAIRDTKGSSGEGYLDYRGIPVLGSWVWRENDQFGFVTEIDEQEALKGYIFTRNLIVSLLSFTVFLTIGLTGLSLWLGRRTQTVLMKSNEELEQSVRERTLSLTSIIETAIDGIIVLDENGDIVEFSPAAERIFGYQKLEVLHANINMLMKPIDTAEDTVIEPSVCKELEYLAKCKDGSVVAIEISSAKAIIGEQFFYTCIVRDITQRKATQDALEQAKNTAEDATKSKSDFLANMSHEIRTPMNAIIGMSYLALQTELTRKQGDYLNKILNASNSLLGVINDILDFSKIEAGKLDLEVIPFSVDGVMDNISNIVTVKSREKNLEFLIAIDPDVPPVLLGDPLRIGQVLLNLANNAVKFTKEGEVVVKVELVARQGNTVQLRFTVQDSGIGMTDEQMQRLFTAFSQADSSVTRQYGGTGLGLTISKNLVELMDGEIGCESTEGVGSTFFFTVDLPVDVNAYAKLPRLSNDYQGLKTLIVDDSEESRDILISMTQSMGLRAEAVSSGMLSLVELTEADGNGQPYDLVIMDYKMPHMSGIDTIESLRKLKLSLSPKVIMVTAYAEDEVREQAQKLHLDGFLAKPVSSSSLFDTISDAFDDRATNNPIAINQTNLMDVDIIEGVRGADILLVEDNEVNQQVATELLELAQFNVTIANNGLEAVEAVQNGTFDMVLMDIQMPVMDGYLATDKIRNELKMVDLPIIAMTANAMASDKEKCLNAGMNDHVAKPIDPNVLFRVLNQWITPKARDLPELIGMEESELSETEAELPILEGFDVESAVARMGGRLKSYNKALSMVSETLLNSVEEIKQALESDDITQAVLVTHTLKGVSGNISCTDLFEATEALELALLETEAQADALVSTQTMNPQTNALFDQIESAAIQALNVITDYLNTLSQGTSDTEGAESNQQNIDMVQVQSLMRKLAVEIDGYDMNANETCEALVDLLTGTGLSEEVMKLEKYVSDYEFDEALELLTSIESKFETLG, via the coding sequence ATGAGCAGCATGATCCGATCATTTTTGATCGTACTTTTCACATCACTTTTTCTATCTCAACCAAGTTGGGGTGACTCCCATACTTTAGGCTCTGCTCACTCACCTCGAGCTATCCATAATGAAGATCAGAACAGCACTTCTACATCTCTTAAACAGGTGTTGTTTTCGAAAGCCGAGCAAGACTGGATTAGCAAGAACTCGGTAATTAAATTTGCTGCTGATCCTGATTTTGCCCCTGTTGAATTTTTTGATGAGCAAGGCAATTACATTGGTATTGTCGCGGACGTATTATCTTATGTGAGTGCGCAAACCGGGCTGAGCTTTGAGGTAAAACAAACGCAAAGTTGGAAGCAGTCTGTCGAGCTATTAAATACGGGTAAGGTAGATATTCTGCCTTTGATTTCATCACATGGGCGTACTGACCAGCCGTTACTTTTTACCGAGAGCTACTTAGATTATCCAAGTGTTATTCTGGTTAGGAATGACACCCAAGGCGTCACTTCGCTTGATGATTTAAAAGGGCGAAAAGTGGTTGTGGTATCAGAATGGTCTGCTGAGCATGATATAAAAGAAAACTACCCCGAGATTGAGATGCTGGTGGCTGGTAGTTCTCGTGAAGCCATTGATAAGTTATTGTTTGGTCATGCAGATGCCATGATCCATTACTTTCCTGTAGCCTCCTATGAGTTAGTTCAAAGGGGAATTGGTAGTGTTCGTATTGCAGGTCGCACCAATGAAATTGATGGGGCAATGGCTATTCACAATTCATTGCCTCTATTGCATTCAATTCTTCAGAAGACATTATCTGAAATCCCTCCACACGTAAAACAAGCTATTTTGTCTAAGTGGCTGAAAAATAGCACGATGGGCTCTGGAGGTAAAAAGCTAGACCTCACCGAGCAAGAATCGAAATGGCTAAGTGACAATCCAATTATCAAAGTTGGTCACGATCAAGATTGGAAGCCGTTTAGTTTTACTTACAACGGTCAATCGAAAGGGTTTTCGGTGGAATATGCTCGTTTGCTGTCTGACCTAATAGGGGCTGAGTTTGAATTTTATTCAGGACCTTGGAGCAAAGTTTACGAGCAAGCCACAAATAATGAATTTGATCTGATTCTAGACCTCATTAAGACCCCTGAGCGTGAAAAAAACTCTTTTTTATACACACCACCTTATGCTCGTAATCCAAATGCGATCGTGACAAAAAAATCAGCTATTTATACTGATTTGAATTCTTTGAAAGGAAAAACAGTCTCATTCGTTGAAGGGTCATTTTTGGCTGAAGTGTTAGACGATTATGATGTCACACTGTCGCCTCGTCCGGATTCGTTACAAGCCTTTAAAGCTCTGCAATTTGGTGAGGTGGATGCGGTTCTATCCCGTGTAGTTATTGCCAGACAAGTGATCAACGAAAATGCGCTTTACGACTTAGAAATTAAAAGTGAGCTAGACACCGGTAATAGTGAGCTGGATAACATGAATATCGGCGTACCGAAGCAAAAGCCGTTATTACACTCCATATTGGTCAAAGCGATGCAGCATATTGATATGAATGATGTGGACGAATTGCGACAAAACATTCTGGCGCTTGATATCGCAGGATCAGTGCGATTAAACCGAGATGAAATAGCATCTGTCATGAAAAAGCCAACACTTACTGTTAGCGCAATTAATGACAGCGACCAGTTTGTTTCAAGTGAGCTTAGGTTTGATGTTCATCAAGCGGTGTTAGAAGCGATTGGTCAAAAAGTTGGTGTTGCGTTTGAATATCATAATGACGGAATGCTGAATGGCGGGTTTGAATCATTCAGTAACGATAATCTAGATATCATCATTGGTAACAGCGACTTTTTTGATTCAGCCAAAGACTATTCGATTAAAAAGCCTATTCTCACGTCTTATTACGCGGTGGCAATGCGTCATACATCAAATCCCATCACCTCCTTAAGTGATTTGTCTTCAGAACGAATCATTGGAGTCGTTGGCTCTAACCGTTACATTGCCGAGCTTAATAATCTCTATCCTGATGTCTTTTTTGGCAAAGTCATGGACGAACAATCAGGCTTAGAAGAAGTACGTAATGGTGGCTTAGATGGTTTGATTGCTGACGGGTTGAATTTAGAGCATTTTATTTATAAAAATGAATGGGTTGATCTGGACATTGCTCTTGTCACAAGCAAGAAGATTCAATATTTAATGGCGTTCAATAATCATGTAGATAAAGGCGTGATTTCTGCATTAAATAAAGCGCAGAAGCGCCTGTCAGAAGATGAGTACACGGCAATCTATGCCGAAAATAATACACTTGCAGTAACGCCAAATGAAGGTCAAGTGAAGCAAAAAGAGTTGCTATCAACCAGCCAAATTAATACTAGCCTTATCTTAAAAATCGCAGTGGGAATAGTGGTAGTTATTGCCGCTCTTTTCTTGTTTCCTCTGTTGCTGAATCGCTATCTATCGAATAATACCATCAGTAATTTATACACCAATAAACTGATGCTTGTCGCGAGCGCTTTTATTGTCGCTGTATTGTCGATTGTTTCGGTAGCAGCGTATGTGGTGATTGAAAAAGTGGAACAACAAACTAGGCACAATATCCAAATCTCGTTATCAGGCATTACCGAGGCACTGAATACCAGTATTGATATATGGATTGATGGCCGAGTCTCTTATATTAACTCTATTGCGAATGACCCAGCACTTCACCCAATGGTTGATGAGTTATTACTTGTGGAGCCGATCAAAGAAGAAATTAAATTCTCAACGGTGCTCATTGATTTGCGTGTGTACTTTGCTTCTCAACAAGCATTGCACGGCGACCGAGGCTTCTTCATTATTTCGAAAGATAGAATCAACATTGCTTCAATGCGCGACAGTAATCTTGGGGAAGTGAATGTTATTCAACAGCAAAGACCGGAACTTTTGGATAGAGTTTTCTTAGGTGAAACTGTGTTGATCACGCCGATCGCTTCTGATCTTTCTGATGGTGGTGAAGATGTGGATGCCACCATGTTTATCGCCGCACCTATTTTTGATGGTGTAGGAGAAGTGATCGCGGCTATGACGATTCGTTATGATCCTGCTTTCGAGTTCAGCCAAATTTTTTCGTCAGGCAGCGTAGGGTTATCTGGAGAATCTTATGCTTTTGATAAGCAAGGCATGTTCCTTTCTCGAAGTCGGTTTGAAGAGACGCTTAAAGACGCTAATTTATTGGGAAAAGAGTCTAATGCCATTTTAAATATGCAGCTTTTGAAACCGAAAGTAGCAGTGTCGGGTGCCATTCCGGAAGATAAGTTTTTAACCGATGATGAGCGTTTCACCAAAGCTTATGTAGGAGCCATTCGTGATACGAAAGGCAGTAGCGGAGAAGGCTATTTAGATTATCGAGGCATTCCGGTACTGGGCAGTTGGGTATGGCGAGAAAACGACCAGTTTGGATTTGTAACGGAAATTGATGAACAAGAAGCACTGAAAGGCTACATCTTTACTCGAAACCTGATTGTTTCTTTGCTGTCTTTCACCGTTTTTCTAACCATTGGTTTAACAGGCTTGAGCTTATGGCTAGGCAGGCGTACACAAACCGTATTAATGAAATCGAATGAAGAACTTGAGCAAAGTGTTCGCGAGCGTACTTTGAGCTTAACTAGCATTATTGAAACGGCGATCGATGGCATTATTGTACTGGATGAAAATGGCGATATTGTTGAATTCAGCCCCGCTGCTGAACGCATTTTTGGTTACCAGAAATTAGAAGTACTCCATGCAAATATCAATATGTTAATGAAACCAATTGATACTGCTGAAGATACCGTTATAGAGCCTAGCGTATGTAAAGAGCTGGAATACTTGGCGAAATGTAAAGATGGGAGTGTCGTCGCGATAGAAATATCTTCAGCAAAAGCCATTATTGGCGAGCAGTTTTTTTATACGTGCATAGTGCGTGATATTACTCAGCGTAAAGCGACGCAAGATGCCCTAGAGCAAGCCAAAAATACAGCGGAAGACGCAACCAAATCTAAGAGTGATTTCTTAGCCAATATGAGCCATGAAATTCGCACTCCGATGAATGCCATTATTGGTATGAGCTATTTAGCACTTCAAACTGAACTCACGCGCAAGCAAGGTGACTATCTCAATAAAATTCTCAATGCCTCAAATTCATTATTGGGCGTTATTAACGATATTTTGGATTTCTCTAAAATTGAAGCAGGAAAACTGGATTTAGAAGTGATTCCATTTTCTGTTGATGGAGTAATGGATAATATTTCCAACATTGTGACCGTGAAGTCACGCGAGAAGAACTTAGAGTTTTTGATTGCGATTGACCCTGACGTGCCACCTGTTTTATTGGGTGATCCTCTGCGTATTGGTCAAGTCTTACTGAACTTAGCTAATAACGCGGTGAAGTTTACAAAAGAAGGGGAAGTGGTCGTAAAAGTTGAGTTGGTTGCCCGCCAGGGTAATACCGTTCAGCTTCGTTTTACGGTGCAAGATTCTGGAATCGGAATGACGGATGAACAGATGCAGCGCCTATTTACCGCGTTCTCTCAAGCGGACAGCTCTGTAACGCGGCAATATGGTGGTACAGGGTTAGGACTAACCATTTCGAAAAACCTAGTTGAGCTGATGGATGGCGAAATTGGCTGTGAGAGTACAGAAGGTGTTGGAAGTACCTTTTTCTTCACGGTTGACTTGCCAGTTGATGTAAATGCCTATGCGAAATTGCCACGTTTATCCAATGACTACCAAGGCTTAAAAACCTTGATAGTGGATGACTCAGAAGAATCTCGCGATATCTTAATTAGTATGACTCAGTCTATGGGGCTGCGAGCAGAAGCCGTCAGCTCGGGGATGCTTTCTCTCGTTGAGTTAACCGAAGCTGATGGGAATGGTCAGCCTTATGACTTGGTGATCATGGATTACAAGATGCCGCATATGAGTGGTATCGATACGATTGAATCCCTTCGAAAGCTTAAGCTCTCTTTATCTCCAAAAGTCATCATGGTAACGGCATATGCTGAAGACGAAGTAAGAGAACAAGCGCAAAAGCTTCACTTAGATGGTTTTTTAGCTAAGCCGGTTTCTTCCTCCAGCCTATTCGATACGATTTCTGATGCGTTTGATGATAGAGCGACAAATAACCCTATTGCGATTAACCAAACTAACCTGATGGATGTAGACATCATAGAAGGTGTACGTGGAGCGGATATATTGCTGGTGGAGGATAATGAAGTGAATCAGCAAGTCGCCACTGAACTACTTGAGCTGGCACAATTTAATGTGACTATCGCGAACAATGGTTTAGAAGCGGTAGAAGCGGTGCAAAATGGCACGTTTGATATGGTGTTAATGGATATTCAAATGCCTGTGATGGATGGTTACCTTGCTACGGATAAAATACGAAATGAACTGAAAATGGTCGATCTTCCCATCATCGCGATGACAGCCAATGCAATGGCAAGCGATAAAGAGAAATGCTTGAACGCGGGTATGAATGATCACGTCGCAAAGCCGATTGATCCGAATGTCTTATTCCGTGTGTTAAACCAATGGATTACTCCGAAAGCTCGTGACTTGCCAGAGCTTATTGGTATGGAAGAATCTGAATTAAGTGAAACCGAAGCTGAACTTCCTATTCTAGAAGGCTTCGATGTTGAAAGTGCAGTTGCAAGAATGGGAGGACGACTGAAGTCCTATAACAAAGCCTTAAGCATGGTGAGTGAAACGTTGCTGAACTCTGTAGAGGAGATTAAACAAGCACTGGAAAGTGATGACATTACTCAAGCTGTTCTTGTGACTCATACCTTGAAGGGGGTTTCAGGCAACATAAGTTGTACTGATCTTTTTGAAGCAACTGAAGCTCTAGAATTAGCGCTCTTAGAAACAGAAGCTCAAGCTGATGCTCTTGTATCGACTCAAACCATGAATCCCCAAACCAATGCTCTATTTGATCAAATTGAAAGCGCAGCAATACAAGCGTTGAATGTGATTACTGATTACTTAAATACGTTATCGCAAGGAACTTCTGATACAGAAGGAGCTGAAAGCAATCAGCAAAATATCGATATGGTTCAGGTTCAAAGCTTAATGAGAAAGTTAGCGGTTGAAATTGATGGGTACGATATGAATGCTAATGAAACATGCGAAGCACTAGTGGACTTATTAACGGGGACAGGGCTGAGTGAAGAAGTGATGAAGCTTGAAAAGTATGTTTCAGACTATGAGTTCGACGAAGCTTTGGAATTGCTCACGTCGATAGAAAGTAAGTTCGAGACTTTGGGGTAA
- a CDS encoding TAXI family TRAP transporter solute-binding subunit encodes MKNLSKKVIAAFISGAVSFSAFADNFTIGTGSQSGTYYPLGGTLAKIWGETIPDFNMRAEVTAGSVENSIKVATNKQLAGIAMGSVVQKAHDGKKPFPMKMDVAVVSALYPNVVHFMVPAASDIKSISDLKGKKVSLGAPGSGTRTSAIGILGALGMSEDDLKAQSLNYTATTSALANGQIDAGVIVGSLGVGAVTELTLTRDIRVLSFSADELAKISEAMPSFQALEVPANSYNNVPAFNTPAVWNVLVVNKNADTELVYNMTKSMFENIDQVRQSIKVTSYTTVDNMQMLGGVPLHAGAQKYLDEVK; translated from the coding sequence ATGAAAAATTTATCCAAAAAAGTCATTGCTGCATTTATTTCAGGCGCTGTATCTTTTTCTGCTTTTGCTGACAACTTTACGATTGGCACTGGTAGTCAAAGCGGTACCTATTATCCACTAGGGGGCACACTGGCTAAGATTTGGGGTGAAACAATTCCTGACTTTAACATGCGGGCAGAAGTAACGGCTGGCTCTGTTGAAAACAGCATTAAGGTGGCAACAAATAAACAGCTAGCGGGTATTGCAATGGGCAGCGTGGTTCAAAAAGCCCATGATGGTAAAAAGCCGTTTCCAATGAAAATGGATGTCGCTGTCGTTTCAGCACTTTATCCAAATGTGGTGCATTTCATGGTGCCAGCTGCCTCTGACATCAAAAGTATCTCTGATTTAAAAGGTAAAAAAGTATCACTTGGTGCTCCGGGGTCAGGTACACGTACTAGCGCGATTGGTATTTTAGGGGCTCTTGGCATGTCTGAAGATGACCTTAAAGCGCAAAGCTTAAACTATACGGCAACAACGTCTGCTCTTGCGAATGGTCAGATTGATGCTGGCGTTATCGTAGGTAGCTTAGGGGTTGGTGCTGTAACCGAGTTAACTTTAACGCGTGATATTCGAGTTCTATCATTCTCTGCTGATGAGCTAGCAAAAATTTCTGAAGCTATGCCTTCTTTCCAAGCTCTTGAAGTACCTGCGAACAGCTACAATAATGTGCCAGCGTTCAACACTCCTGCGGTTTGGAACGTATTAGTAGTCAACAAAAATGCGGATACAGAACTCGTCTATAACATGACTAAATCTATGTTTGAGAACATCGACCAAGTACGCCAAAGCATAAAAGTAACGAGCTACACAACCGTTGATAACATGCAAATGTTAGGTGGTGTTCCTCTACATGCTGGCGCTCAAAAATACTTAGATGAAGTAAAATAA
- a CDS encoding response regulator — MNSLLLNQEPKEPTYNSKRVLIVDDFESITKTLVTILETLEFKKIHRAKNGREALSVLKDYNVDLIISDWNMPKMDGLELLKTIRRDKDLAHIPFVMVTGNIDQSDVMTAISEGVTGYLVKPFSHTMLINRVHKAFKAPIPQLIEEVNGPADLSRRVNTAPQPAPNSILLVDDEPNNLMVLGELLKGDYKLQACRSGKKALEICGKDTPPDLILLDIMMPEMSGLEVCEILKKNPLTEHIPIIFVSALSQTDDVLKGLALGAVDYITKPVTPEIVKARVKNHIKIVQQRMTMQQQIEAMVENTRIRDDMHRIFRHDLSNPLTAIIANLPVLEEKASHCVDELDMIRESSLMIQKMMSSQQTLMKLEENKGAIQLEPIDAHSLINKLCFGLQAKCEKSNIFIQYSVPPEHQYMGDSLLSYTMFSNLINNAVEAAPSGSSVKISSILDAESNTVRFNIHNLGEIPPSIHSTFFNKFVTNGKVTGTGIGTYSARLAAEAQNGEISFKTSYEEGTTLMIVFPLLE, encoded by the coding sequence ATGAACAGTTTACTATTAAATCAAGAACCCAAAGAGCCAACCTACAATTCAAAAAGGGTGCTGATTGTTGACGACTTCGAGTCAATAACTAAAACTTTGGTCACCATTTTAGAAACTCTAGAATTCAAAAAAATTCATAGAGCCAAAAACGGTCGAGAAGCCTTATCAGTGCTGAAAGACTATAACGTTGATCTAATCATTTCTGATTGGAATATGCCTAAAATGGATGGTCTGGAATTATTAAAAACGATTCGTCGTGATAAGGATTTAGCCCATATCCCTTTTGTCATGGTGACAGGAAATATAGATCAAAGTGATGTAATGACAGCGATTAGTGAGGGAGTGACTGGTTACTTGGTAAAACCATTCTCTCATACCATGCTCATCAACCGAGTTCACAAAGCCTTTAAAGCACCGATACCTCAATTAATCGAAGAGGTTAACGGCCCTGCTGACTTATCACGTCGAGTTAATACCGCTCCTCAACCTGCACCTAATAGTATTCTTCTCGTCGATGATGAACCAAATAACTTAATGGTTCTGGGGGAATTATTAAAAGGGGATTATAAACTGCAAGCATGTCGGTCGGGTAAGAAAGCATTAGAGATATGCGGTAAAGACACCCCACCAGATTTGATTCTTCTAGACATAATGATGCCTGAAATGTCTGGTTTAGAAGTCTGTGAAATTCTTAAGAAAAACCCTTTAACCGAACATATTCCCATTATCTTTGTTTCTGCATTATCACAAACTGACGATGTATTAAAAGGACTAGCTCTAGGCGCTGTGGATTACATCACCAAGCCAGTTACCCCTGAAATTGTGAAAGCTCGTGTAAAAAATCACATAAAGATCGTGCAGCAGCGAATGACAATGCAACAGCAAATTGAAGCCATGGTAGAAAACACACGTATTCGTGATGATATGCATCGTATTTTCAGACACGACCTAAGCAACCCACTGACAGCAATCATTGCTAACCTACCGGTATTAGAAGAAAAAGCCAGCCATTGTGTAGACGAACTGGATATGATTCGAGAGTCATCATTAATGATACAAAAAATGATGAGCAGTCAACAAACTCTGATGAAGCTTGAAGAAAATAAAGGCGCCATTCAATTAGAGCCAATTGATGCGCACTCACTAATCAATAAACTCTGTTTTGGTTTACAAGCTAAATGTGAGAAGAGCAATATCTTCATCCAATACTCTGTACCACCAGAACATCAGTACATGGGAGACTCACTGCTAAGCTACACGATGTTTTCCAACTTAATTAACAATGCAGTAGAAGCTGCGCCATCGGGAAGTAGTGTAAAAATATCAAGTATTCTCGATGCTGAATCTAACACTGTACGCTTTAATATCCACAACTTGGGTGAAATTCCGCCTTCAATTCATTCGACTTTCTTCAATAAATTTGTGACTAATGGAAAAGTAACAGGCACAGGCATTGGCACTTATTCTGCTCGCTTAGCCGCTGAAGCACAAAATGGTGAAATCAGCTTCAAGACGTCTTATGAAGAAGGCACTACGCTGATGATTGTCTTCCCGCTTTTGGAGTAA
- a CDS encoding TRAP transporter permease codes for MPDSKPSTLVNIPLKVAAFAAIALSVFQIWQGITAEISAPVFRPVHLSWVIVLVFLTYPLFMRHQESALFRLGRIIDFSFSVALIWATWRIANFDYDDIMFLIEGVNGADKLAGCITIVLLLEATRRTVGLVMVSIALLFLAYAMFGNYLPAQVASNGFPLEDIIRFHIFSTNGVFGAPLAIAAGVVFIFVLFGAFLQVTGAGNFFIDSAFAIAGKYRGGPAKASVISSAALGSISGSAIANTVTTGSLTIPMMKKLGYKPEQAAGIEAAASTGGQIMPPVMGAGAFVMAQFTGIPYSEILVVSIMPAILYFACTLLYVHIMACKLGLRGMETYEKLSVVMERGWHFLVPLVLITVLLMMSYSPVLVGIAGCAAILVASMLRKHSRITLSLFLEGMKQGALLALPISVACATAGIVVGVVGQTGIGLQFTQFLISLSGGHLFTALALIAVAAVILGMGLPVTAAYIVLSIMAVPTLLDFGVGLLAAHMIVFWLSQTSNVTPPIALAAFAGAGIAKSSPMKSAVQAFKLAQGFFLIPMMMAFSGLIWVDGEVGSFAIATISTIALIIAFAGSIEGYMFGYLTKVERILWLLVAVCMVLGSNLIEFAAMGLLAVLMVWNIKKGKAKVTVTPAT; via the coding sequence ATGCCAGATTCTAAGCCGTCTACTCTGGTTAATATTCCTCTAAAAGTAGCCGCATTTGCGGCTATTGCTTTATCTGTATTTCAAATATGGCAAGGAATAACGGCTGAAATATCAGCACCAGTCTTCAGACCCGTACATTTAAGCTGGGTCATTGTTCTCGTCTTCTTGACTTATCCATTGTTCATGCGTCATCAAGAGTCCGCTTTATTTAGATTGGGACGCATTATTGATTTTAGTTTTTCAGTCGCTCTGATATGGGCTACCTGGAGAATTGCCAATTTTGATTACGATGACATCATGTTTCTTATCGAAGGTGTCAATGGTGCCGATAAGCTTGCAGGTTGCATAACCATTGTCTTATTGCTTGAAGCTACACGTCGAACGGTTGGCCTTGTCATGGTTTCAATCGCGCTTTTGTTTTTAGCATATGCAATGTTTGGTAACTACTTGCCAGCCCAGGTTGCCAGCAATGGGTTCCCATTAGAAGATATTATTCGATTCCATATTTTTTCAACGAATGGGGTATTTGGCGCACCTCTTGCAATTGCCGCAGGCGTGGTATTTATTTTCGTTTTATTCGGCGCTTTCCTACAAGTCACAGGTGCCGGCAATTTCTTTATTGATAGTGCGTTTGCGATTGCTGGGAAATACAGGGGTGGACCTGCGAAAGCCAGCGTTATTTCATCCGCTGCATTAGGGTCTATCTCTGGTTCTGCCATTGCAAATACCGTAACAACTGGTTCGTTAACCATTCCAATGATGAAAAAGCTCGGCTATAAGCCCGAGCAAGCGGCAGGGATTGAAGCGGCAGCTTCAACAGGTGGGCAAATAATGCCACCGGTTATGGGCGCTGGAGCATTTGTTATGGCTCAATTCACAGGCATTCCCTACAGTGAAATATTAGTTGTTTCTATCATGCCAGCCATCCTCTACTTTGCTTGCACCCTGCTATATGTGCACATTATGGCGTGTAAGCTTGGGTTACGTGGGATGGAAACCTATGAAAAGCTTAGCGTTGTCATGGAGCGTGGCTGGCACTTCCTCGTTCCATTAGTACTTATCACTGTATTGCTAATGATGAGCTATTCGCCCGTATTAGTTGGTATTGCAGGGTGCGCAGCAATTCTAGTTGCGTCCATGCTGCGTAAACATAGCAGAATCACTTTAAGTCTGTTCCTAGAAGGCATGAAGCAAGGGGCGCTATTAGCGCTGCCAATTTCGGTTGCGTGCGCTACGGCTGGTATTGTGGTGGGTGTTGTTGGGCAAACAGGTATTGGTTTACAGTTTACTCAATTCTTGATTTCGCTCTCTGGCGGTCACCTGTTTACTGCCCTTGCATTAATCGCAGTGGCGGCTGTAATCCTTGGTATGGGGCTCCCTGTTACTGCCGCCTATATTGTTCTGTCGATCATGGCAGTGCCTACTCTACTTGATTTTGGGGTTGGGTTATTGGCCGCACACATGATTGTCTTTTGGCTATCACAAACTTCAAATGTTACACCACCAATTGCACTCGCAGCTTTTGCAGGAGCCGGTATTGCCAAGTCATCCCCTATGAAATCTGCCGTTCAAGCTTTCAAATTGGCACAAGGGTTTTTCCTTATCCCAATGATGATGGCTTTTTCTGGCTTAATCTGGGTCGATGGCGAGGTTGGTTCATTTGCGATTGCGACCATTAGTACCATTGCTTTAATCATTGCTTTTGCAGGTAGTATTGAGGGTTATATGTTCGGCTACTTAACCAAAGTCGAGCGAATTTTATGGCTATTGGTAGCGGTATGTATGGTGCTCGGATCAAACCTGATTGAGTTTGCTGCAATGGGGTTATTAGCTGTACTCATGGTATGGAACATTAAGAAAGGAAAAGCAAAAGTTACCGTAACACCAGCGACTTAA